Part of the Babylonia areolata isolate BAREFJ2019XMU chromosome 4, ASM4173473v1, whole genome shotgun sequence genome, gaattcttgctcactgcctgcaaTGCTATCAATACCATCTCTGAAGCTAAGGTTTATGATGGTTCTTCCTCAAGTATTGACtatgctgacatgatcttcaagtgtgtCAGTCatgatagaatggaatagaatatgtctttattacaaagtataccggggtcacataaatcgaaaatcatacgcaaacacagatacagtagaaattaggatacatacaagtgcatatcaaaacaaaaacttgagcatattcacacatgcacgcactgcacacactctctctctctctctctctctctctctctctctcacacacacacacacacacacacacacgcgcgttgcATTGCATCCAGAAATATACTGAACAGTgtggaagacaaaaaacaaccctGATGAACTCCAACCAAATTATGGAACAACCGTCCAATAGCATCCTGTGTGAGTACTGCACAAATCACTGGAAGGTGTTGACAAAGCTTCAACCttttgttattggtttgtttgtttttttcattgtggccCATAGTGCCTCCTGCCAAAATCTAtcaaatgccttcttgaagtcttaAGTCTGTGAAGTTGTGGTAGAGCTCCCTCTGATGTAGATGTTTTTCACAAACACTTAATCCTTGCAGTCACAGAAGGAAAATTTGCCGCACTTTTTCGGCTTGAAGATCTTGAAGTCCTCAGAAATAGTTTCAACCAAGGGACAACTGAAAACCTCAACAACGATGCAAAGAAAACTTTTTAAAATATAGAAGACTttaccaaacagaaacaaagtcagCAACATTTGAGACAAAGATGGCacgctcgtcttttcactgttagccgcatgaaatttggccaagcagagcaaaccgataggtctagtttgcatcagtttgacatggtacagtatatcactatatgacaccaaaatggcAACTGgttcacacaggaaaaaaaacattacaaaaagGTGGACTGAGTATTGCTCTGAACTCAACTAACAGAGCAAAGGAGATCCAAAAGTGCTAAGAATGCAAGATTCATTTAAATGAGGATGACTTTCCAAACTTCCATCAGGAGTCTGTAGCAACAGTGAAGTCACTGAAATGTGGCATGGCTGCAGGCATTGACAACATCCCTGCAGAACTCTCGAAACAAGGcagcaattttcttcttcttcttctgcgttcatgggctgcaactcccatgttcactcatatgtacacgagttggcttttatgtttatgatcatttttaccccaccatgtaggcagccatactctgctttcaggggtgtgcatgctgggtatgttcttgtttccataacccaccgaacgctgtcatggattacaggatctttaacgtgcatatttgattttctgcttgcatatacacacgaaggggcttcaggcactagcaagtctgcacatatgctgacctgggagatcagaaaaatctccaccctttacccacctggcactgtcactgagattcgaactcgagaccctcagattgaaagtccaacgctttaaccactcagctattgcgcccatcaaggCAGTAATCAATATCCCAACTGTAATACTGTAACACTGCCAGAACTACCCCCACACTGTCATTTGATCAGCATGCGAAGCAATACTAAAAATCATTCTAAACAGATTACAGCGCTAGCAGATACTGTAATGATTAGCAATCATGACCAAAAACACATTTAACAATGATTCTTACCTCCCTGGATGTAACTAAGATAAACATATCCAACCATCCGTAGTATCAAGTGGGAACAGATCAGCAATTGACATACTCAGTGAAAGCTAGATCTATTTGATGCTGACTATCAGTGATAACTCCATACACACAAAACTTTAACATGGTGTCAGAACAACTAGGAATACAAGCCCATGAATAATACAGTCAATCCATATTCAACATAATATTCAGCAAAAGAAACCGCAAGTTCACATCCTGATGTACATGTATGACTGCTGCAAATGATGGCAACACCACAAACCGATCTTTAACCTGTGTACCCTTTGCAAAGAACTAttcagcaaaacaaaaagaaataaagaaacagaaacaaaaacaaaaaataattccTTCTCAAACATGTGCATTATCATGCATTTTCGTTCATCTTTAAAATCTACTACCCCTTATAATTCATATTTAATGTTGTGATGCAGAATCACTTTTCCAAAACAAGGcagctgataaaaaaaatacagagaagggaagcattattattattattaagcatgATAAATTTATACTTAATCAGTTAATGTAACACAAATTTTATTGAAATTATCAACAGTCCATAAAAATGTACAGTGTAGCTGATATAAATACAGAGAAGGGAAGCTTGATAAATATATACTTAATATAGCACAGATTTAATAAAAATTAGCAACAGTCCATAAAGATGTACAGTCTAAATTAGCAACAGTCCATAAAGATGTACAGTCTAACTGATATAAATACAGACAAGGGAAGTACGATAAATatatggagtaatggcctagaggtaacacgtccacccaGGAAGTGacaatctgagcgtgctggttctaatgccgatattttctccccctccactagaacttgagtggtggtctggacgctagtcattcagatgagatgataaaccaaagtcccgtgtgctgcatgcacttagcgcacgtaaaagaacccacggcaacaaaagggttgttcctggcaaaattctgtagataaatccactttgataggaaaaacaaataaaactgcatgtaggggaaaaaaaagggggtggcgctgtattgtagcaacatgctctccctggggagagcagcccgaatttcacacaaagaaatctgctgtgacaaaaagaaaatacaaatacaaaatacaaatatacagaaatTATCAACAGTCCATAAAGGTGTACAGTGTATGGTGTACAAGGTTTCAGGTCAGTGTACTGTCAATGTTAAGtggccagaaggccacacacaagagaagaCCCTGCAATTGCTTGTGGAATGCCAGCGCAGAGACTACAGCAGACAAACCTGGATATGGCTCTGTATGGGGGACTCAGGATGAGCAGCATAGGAGTAATGTCACTAAAACGGTACAGATggggatggggcagcaaaaaacaaacaaacaaaaagtaaccaACAGGTTGGTTCAAACAGTGTTCAAGTGAATACATTCATACtgatagaaataataatcaaAAGTTTAACAGGATACCTTTCATTGAGACAGCCCCAATACTGTTGAACTTGTCATCTATGCCGCTGACTTTGGTCAGAAACAAACTCATGGGCTGAAACTCTGAGACTACATCTGCAACTGTCTTCATGAAGTTGCCAGTCACTTTTTCTACATCTCCTGGTCCCTGACTCCATGATACTCCTGGCCTTTCATCtgatctgggctttttttttgcaatgtcaacATCTTTGTCCATTGTCTGCGTTGTTTTCCGTTTGCCCTTTTCATATCctggacaaatgaatgaataaataaatcaacaattaTAAAACAAAGTTCCTAATTTCAGAATTGTTCAcataaaacacaaagaaaaaagatagactgGAAAACAGATAGACAATAGTAataaagacagagactgaaaaataaagcaaagaaagagaggagatgaAGTACTAAGAATTTTTACATTTCCTGATGATAATGAGAAACAACGTAAGTTTGAAGAAGAACCCTTTTTAACTTAGAATCAGTCAGCAAAATTGAAGTCAACAGTTTAATGGCTTGCAAAGTTAAAACATTGTTAATAATCCAAGAATGTGGGTGAAGTCATATTTTTACACGAGGCCTTTTTGACCAGATATCATTTATTGTAACATagcttgaaggaaaaaaaaacaaacaactacaaatggtaacacacagtctTCAAGCACAAACCTCTATGATCAAATTCCTGGAAATGGTTGGCGTTGATCCTGTAGCATCTGTCCCCATATTTGCAGCTGGGTCTGCCTCCTGATTTGTGACTGGCTCCATCCTGAGTAACCTTTGACATGTCTGAGTTATGTGCTGAGCAATGCAGTTTCAGATCAGAAGCAGAACCACCCCTCTTGGTAATGTCTTCATTGCCTGAACTGGAAACCTTTGATATTTTATGGGAAAGTCTTAAAAGACTGTTTTGGGATTGTGAAGATGTTGAACAAATAAAAGTTGGGTTGCTTTTGCTTTCATGTTTTAAAGCACAGACTGATTTTGAACCAGAACTAGTTGAAGCCTTGGAAGTATGTGCATAGTCATCTTCACTGTCAGACAACTCATAAGTTTGGCTTAACCTTTTGGACAAACTGTTTGCTTTGAGCTTTGGGGATGCCTCAAGAGAAGATCCTTTCCTAGATTCCAGGGAAgattttatgttactgtttccaccTTTGAGTCCTAAGCCCAAAGCTTGTTTTGAAGATCTGTTATCATCTGCTGAATCACTTTCACTGTCAGATATTTCATGAGTCTTGCTGATCTTTTTTGATAGTGAAACATTTACTTTTGGAATGGAAGAAGTCTTTGGAGAAGATAGCACTTCACTCTTTCTGCTTCTgtcaaatgaagatgatgatgattttgacgaAAAAGATGGTGATCCAGCTGTGTCAAACAAATCCTGCGACCCGTTCCAGGACCCACTGTAATCAGGTGGCTCTACAGTGgcgtctgagtctgagtctgacaTATCATGAGCTCTGGACATGATGGCTGCAATTCTTGCATCAGTCATCACCTGATGATGGTCAGCTTCAGCTTCTGCATCAAACTATTCAATTTCAGATATTTATTAATTTTGCACATTTTCAAAGAAATCATGACATGCATTCTGATTGTTTtgggtgaaagaaaaaagaaatgactgATAGTGAAATTGTTCAAGGAAATCTGCTGTACATTGTTGCAAAATAAAAGCGGTTTCTTAGATTAACAAAATTTATTTTCACTCACAGAAATATTCATACACCTGAATGAAATACCAAGGAAAAGATTCTCAATATTCAGGGCATAAGTTACACAAGTTAAGACTAAACAAAATCAATTTAAAGTATCCTGACACTAAAAATCCAATCAcgagaaaagcaaagcaaaactccTACAAGATTCAAAAGTTCagcaaggtgggggggggggggggggggggggggggggttccttgcATCAGCAAAGAAAAACTGAAGTGGAGAGTCACCAGACTTCTACTGACTGATTCACAATGGGCCATTCACAAACATACCCCTAGAAAAGAAAGCATGTTACATGCACATAATGCAAatacagtttttctttctttttcatcttcttcatctaaAAGATATTCATAATATAAATGTaagagagctctttggggtcaaaaggaaacaagcattttcatttctatttatttTACACTAAATTGGTAGAAGTCGCTAattcgcttttatgaatgttttccagtttcttaccagtcatgacatatcataaagaatgaaataggtattatactgactgcaaaggtaaatttacgaaggcagcacaggATCATTCAGTTTGTGAGTataattttgttgacattttacgcaatgcacaacttggatatacttcatgctctgcttttaaacatgtagaatataaatttctaaatatgtgttaaccaggtttgtttcaacAAACATTGTTGGCACTCTGTCTAGACAATTCGGAaagtatggaaggcagatgatggcaaaatcgaccaacatcatgtcttgatgtgaaaagaacagtgtgaaatacatatttttctttggaaatgaaccggaaATTGCAAGTGTCACTCATGAACCCTGGCACAGACGACGTCAATTTAGCATGGgttataaataataatcataataataacaatgaatcatctattttattaatgattatgtaaattGTAATACTTTGTTGTaatgtgtaacattgaatccaggttacctaaactaactttctcaacatagatgtttgaattactggatttataataatgataataatgaatctaCCATGCAACCCTTAGCCctcaaacaaatcaaacaaagtctgtgcaaaattatgtattctATTCATGATtaccttaaaaaaaattatgacatatgtaacaagGAACCCAAAATACCAAAATtaacttccccaccctggatgattatatcttttcagaaacactgcaagcactccattttcacatcaattctctccaatgtttaactgtttaaagttccactgttcatcttattatgaaatgggaatagtATAATccatatcacttgacaaaagttatcctctttatctgaagaattgtgattaaaaaaacaattaaaaaaaacaacaacactggatTCATTGCATCTTTTTATTtgatcaatcaacagaaaactgattagcctGATCCTAACAGTGAGCAAATCTGTAGgatcacagaaaaacaaaatgtaataaaaagtaaaactatgagaaaaaacaaaaacaaaacaacaacaacatacaacaactaaaaataaggaattctattatctgcgtaaagcaaaaccgaagaacatgtgttccgtgtccgaactTAACACTTGATACCATCTCAAGTACTATGAAtactgatatgatatgatatgcagggttcgtcactaacgggagcgctgagcggaacgctctgaaaaaacaaattgcgctctggaaaattccttgactcagagcgcttgcgctcttgattttgaaaagacataagcatacactactgtatctaaattgttattccattgtccatcacaaacaagagtcaaaagcgcgatcgttttgcatttaccgaagtttgaaagccgtctgtttacgttttgttagttcaaccggaagtaggcctagtgaatcaggggaggctatgcaaaagagcgctcttcagacttgaagagtagaaaagtggagcgcacgatcgatttcgcggccgtgcaaaatcaaaatgctgaaatatttgatcccaaaaaggaaggctgacggtttagtgtgcgctcttagttttcagtttgcgctcatcaaaattctgaaactagagcgcaggcgctcatgtgaaaaaatgttaatgacgaaccctgatATGATATGAAGGCaagtggctgtttgtttgtttcagaaacGTACACAACGGCAAAGTTTGCTGACACCTATGGTCACGATAATAAATATCCAACAACGATACCAACCTTAGCCTGAAGTCTTTCAGCAATTATTTCATCTGATTCAACAGTCATTCCTGTGTGGCAAATGTGTACTTTTgatttaattcttttgttttcgaTCCTTTTTTATTCAACGTTATTAATCTATGTGTACGTGCTTTTTCCTGCTATCTCTAACTCATCTATTAACAACATTTGCTGCGCTATTTTTTGTTCCTTTCACTTTGCATTTATAACTGTCACACAAATCCATTTTACGAATCTAAATAGGTGCAGCTTTACGGCAGTAGCAAAGGCGTGCAGCGACACCATCAAGTTCGCATAAGACTTCAGAGTTGCGTCTCTTGTTTTGCCTTGgtagtgtgtccatcgagatcgatgatgaccatcgttgtcatctagctgggggatggggagagggtggtggtggggtgcggggggggaggatgcacatgaatctatctgtgaatgcgcagatgactgaatagtccaatctgcgcacgaaatgttcgctgacagttggggcagacaaagacaggcatatcattgtcagggggcttgtttccccgtgactttctggcctgcctcttctgaacagctgcagcagtcctgttgacctcgcacaacttggcgcctttgtgcacagcagcgcgccatttgtcacggtccactgcagattcctcccaggagtcagggttgatatcaaacgctttaagagagactttcagagtatctctgaagcgcttcttctgacctccgtgtgatctcttcccttgttgcagctcgccatagaagagccttttgggcagccgatggtctggcatgcgcgccacgtgtccagcccagcgaagctgggactgcatcaggatggtgaagatgctgggaagggtggcttttgcaagcacctctgtgtctggggtcctgtcttgccacttgatgttcagtagcttcctgaggcatgttgtgtggaagtggttcagcttcttggcatgtcgttggtacactgtccaagtttcgcaggcgtacagtagtgtggggagaactactgctctgtagacctttagcttggtctcaagactaatgcctcttctgttccagacatttgcactgagtctgccaaaagttgtgcttgctcttgcaatcctgacgttcacttcatcgtcgatggtcgcatttcgtgatagtgtgctgccaaggtatgtgaaccgctccaccgcactgagtctctgaccgttgactgtgatgttgggctcaatgtagggtttccctggggctggctgatggagaacttcagttttcctcgtgctgatggtaaggccaaagttcctgctggcagtggcaaacttgtcgacgctgagttgcatgtcagcttcagatccagcgttgagggcacaatcatcagcaaacaaaaaatctctgatgatgtctgtcatgaccttcgtttttgcttgaagcctactgaggttaaacaacttgccatctgttcggtactttaggccgattccaacatcgccatctctgaaggcatcagtaagcattgcagagaacatgaggctgaacagcgtcggagccaggacgcagccttgcttgacaccatttgtgacagcaaaaggagcagatgtttcgccattgtcctggactcgagcctgcatgccttcatggaattggctgaccaaggaaataaattttcgagggcatccgtacttggccatgatcttccacagtccctctctactcacggtgtcgaaggccttagtgaggtcgacataggtggagaacagatcaacattttgctcctgacatttctcttgcagctgccttgcagcaaacaccatgtcggtggttccgcgctctttccggaatccacattggctctcaggcaaatgaccttggtcaaggtgtgctgtgaggcggtttagtaggatcctggcaagtatcttacctgcaatggagagcaaggaaatgccccgatggttatcacaggcttgccggttcccctttcccttgtacaagtgaatgatagatgcatctttgaaatcctgggggatcgtctcttctttccacatgagtgagtacagctgatggagcttctcagtcagcacagtgcctccatccttgtagacctctgctggtatggagtctgagccaggtgctttgccactggacagcagacggattgctttctgggtctcaagaagtgttggcggaacgtccagtgcttcgttgatggggacttgtgggagacggtctatggcttcatcatttatggaggaagggcgatttaagacactgttgaagtgctcagcccagcgttcgagaattttctccttctcggtgatcaaggtattcccatctgcactgaggaggggggatgatcctgaggatgtggggccgtagacttcttttaaggcatcatagaacctcttcatatcgtgcctgtcagcatatccctggatctcatcagctttgttactCAGCCaattatcctgcatctggcgtaacttttgctgaacagtcctgcggatggcatcgtacgcatccttttttgatgtggactttgggttgctcaggtaggcttgatgcagacggcgtttctcatccagaagctgcttgatttcatcacagttttcatcaaaccagtctttgtgctttctggtcatgggtcccagggtctctgaagctgtactatagatcagctcacgcagggtcctccagtcagactccacattctggttgtccagagaggcggattccagacgatcttccagcagttccacaaaggactgtttgatggtgatgttattcagcttagcgatgttgagccgttttggagccttctggccttgggggtgtctcttgggctggattcgaatattcagcttcgagactacaaggcgatggtctgtccaacactcggcgccgcacatggtctttgtcacacgtacatcttgcctatcccttttcctgacgatgacgtaatcgatgagatgccaatgctttgagcgtgggtgcatccatgacgtcctgttacgggtagggaggcagaaaactgtgttggttatcagcagttcgtgctctgcacaagtctgaagcaaaagcaatccatttgggttgcagtggcccacaccgtgctttccaatcactccattccaggagatgtagtcagagccaactctagcattgaagtccccaagaatgatgagcttgtctgctttagggatagcagcaatgacagagtgaaggtcctcgtagaacttcgccttcacttcatccgggttggtcatggttggggcataggcactgacgatggtgaggtgcttctggccagatgccagtgggagtttcatggtcataagcctatcgttgactccctttgggattccagctagcttgctgacaagtgctgtttttactgcaaaaccaacgccagcctcacgtcgctcttcgcttcctcgtccactccagaagaaggtgtaaccagatccccgttcacagagctcgccttcgcctgcaagccgagtctcactcaaggctgcgatgtcaatgttgtatctggcgagttcagatgcaactagtgccgttctcctttggggtctgtccgcgttatctctgtccaggagagtccttatgttccaagcaccaatggcgagaggaacgatccttgtttttttcttttctttctttttgtttcgactgctgatgtagggtccccgccagccgcggtatgctggccagggtgatatggagcaggcaatttttagggcaccttttctagccccttcctcatgccagggaggtgagcagtgcattcctaaagaggactgctcagacggctgccgagctccatcgctgctcctgtcgacgaagaacgaccctatggcctgagccgcctgcatgcaggtctgcggctgcgactgccagtgtacccacacctgtcgttttgtcgctcgcctgtcgccacaggacttgggggtgatgaaatgatgaaggatgaaaggtcattttggatgactgatgacttgcgtgatgagtttgtttaaagtccgggtccaccaatttccagtggcaagactaagtcaagacgactggaggatgagcacggatgcagtggatgaccaagatatcctttcggtgtctcatcttgctctctgcactccacagtgcgttgctgtaaccaccttcctctccgttgaaccgataagtttcttccgcagattctgccggatccagacttcgcatgcatgggtagacacaccccgggggccaactgtgtgtggcatgcacacagcacagtggagctagatggctgtcggtggctctcctgagccgatgcccttttatggatctccataagggtgtctagccacccgcctcaccagtcccggaagggagcagtgggagtgccggtttagtcgccggcaacccgaccctgaacaggttgtactggattacaggttaccagtagcagatctaatgacctgacctgactacatGTTTTGCCTTAGTAACGTGTTAGAGGTACTTCCCTTTTGTTTAACAACGGACACGATCATTATGGACAAAGACTGAGTTATTACAGCTGCAGTTTAGAATCCATTTAATTGGTGACCCCCGACGCTGAACGACGACTGTGACTGGacc contains:
- the LOC143280811 gene encoding tyrosyl-DNA phosphodiesterase 1-like isoform X3, whose amino-acid sequence is MTVESDEIIAERLQAKFDAEAEADHHQVMTDARIAAIMSRAHDMSDSDSDATVEPPDYSGSWNGSQDLFDTAGSPSFSSKSSSSSFDRSRKSEVLSSPKTSSIPKVNVSLSKKISKTHEISDSESDSADDNRSSKQALGLGLKGGNSNIKSSLESRKGSSLEASPKLKANSLSKRLSQTYELSDSEDDYAHTSKASTSSGSKSVCALKHESKSNPTFICSTSSQSQNSLLRLSHKISKVSSSGNEDITKRGGSASDLKLHCSAHNSDMSKVTQDGASHKSGGRPSCKYGDRCYRINANHFQEFDHRGYEKGKRKTTQTMDKDVDIAKKKPRSDERPGVSWSQGPGDVEKVTGNFMKTVADVVSEFQPMSLFLTKVSGIDDKFNSIGAVSMKDILSPLMGNLQASCQFNFMIDIPWLVKQYPKQFRDKPLLLVHGEQGRSETELNVDGASFRHISFCRAKLEMMYGTHHTKMMLLLYDSGMRVVIHTANLIDGDWCQKTQGVWISPLFPKLPVDDAASVGKGMKGDSPTRFKADLLAYLSAYHAVPLTPWEKHIQQHDMSSASVHIIASVPGRHTGGQKSAWGHLKLRKVYPSKENVRLCLEGYAGGGCLPYSIKTAQKQIYLNNYVRKWGSEGRGRTEAIPHIKTYTRVSPDFSQAAWFLVTSANLSKAAWGALEKQKTQLMIRSYEIGVLFLPKYFGVNGSFPVAKTTAEVIKSKEIMLPFPYDLPPPTYQKGDRIWMWDVPCVDLPDTHGKKYCPRL